A region of the Myxococcus stipitatus DSM 14675 genome:
TGGTGGCGGGTGGACGGAACCCCGGGGGCCTGTTGGCGTCGGCGGAGCTGTATGACCCGGTCGCCAACACCTGGGCGCCCGCGGCGTCGCTCGCGCAGGGGCGGGCCACGTTCACGATGACGTTGTTGCCGTCGGGACGGGTGCTGGCGACGGCGGGCATGTCGGGTGCGGGAGAGCTGGCCTCGGCGGAGCTGTATGACCCGGTCTCCAACACCTGGACGGCGGCGGGCAATCTCGCCACCGCGCGCGTGTTCCACTCCGCCGTGTTGCTGCCCTCGGGGCGCGTGCTCGTCGCGGGCGGTGAGGGCTCTCCGGGCGTGTCCCTCGCGTCGGCCGAGCTGTATGACACCACGACGCGCACGTGGAAGGTCGTGACGGCGCTCGCGGCGGCGCGGGCTCGCTTCGCGCTGGACGTCCTTCCCTCGGGCGAGGTGCTCGCGGCGGGAGGCGAGGGCTCTGGAGGGGCGTGGCTGGCGAGCGCGGAGCTGTTCGAGGACACGGGCTCACCGCCCGCCACGCGGCCGGTGGTGACGGGGCCCGATACGGCGTCCCAGGGTTGCCCGGTGCGCATCACGGGGACGCAGTTCCGAGGGGCCTCGGGAGGCAGCTCGGGAGACTACCGGGACTCGGCCGCGAACCTTCCGGTGGTGAGGGTGCGGACGGTGGAAGGGGACCGGCTCTGGGCGCTGCCGGGCACGGAGATGACCGCCACGGGCGTGACGGTGACGATTCCCGCGACCATGCCGGTGGGGACCCAGGTGGTCTCTGTCTTTGCGAACGCGGTGAGCGGTGGCCGGGTGTTGACGGTCATCGCGAACACCGCGCCGGTGGCGAGGGACTTGTCCGTCTCCACCGGGTTCGGCGCGCCGGTGAACATCACGTTGGAGGCGACGGACGCGGAGGCGGGAGCACCGCTCGGCTACGTCATCGTCACGCCTCCGACGCACGGCACCTTGAGCGGCACGCCGCCCGCCGTCACGTACACGCCGAACGCGGGCTACTCGGGGCCGGACAGCTTCACGTATCGCGCTCGGGACTGCGGTCTGGACAGCAATGTCTCCACGGTGAGCATCAACGTGGCCGCGACGAACCCGCCGACCATCACCTGCCCGGCGGACCTGCAGGTCGAGGCGACGGGGGCCTCGGGCGCGACGGTGACGTACCCGCCCGCGACGGCCACGGATGACACCACGGCGAATCCGACGGTGACGTACTCGCATCCCTCGGGCAGCACGTTGCCGTTGGGGGAGACGGTCATCACGGCGACGGCGGAGGACGCGGATGGAGCGCAGGCGTCCTGTACGTTCCGGGTGACGGTGCGGGACACGACGCCTCCGACGCTGGTGTGCCCGGAGAACGTGCGGGTGGTGGGAGATGATGGCGGTGGGGCGCTCGTGACGTACACGGTGCCTGCGTCGGTGGATGGGATTTCCGGCCCCGCGACGGTGACGGCGACGCCGGCCTCGGGGACGCGCTTCCCATCGGGACGGACGCGGGTCGTCGTCACCGCGACGGATGCGGCCGGGAACTCCGCGAGCTGTGAGTTCGAGGTGCTGGTGCAGGCGCGGGTGGTGTCGATTGCCGGCGGTGGTTGTCAGTCCGCGGGGGGCGGTGGGCTGGGCTGGGGCGCCGCGTGGGTGCTCGCTGCGTGGGCGAGCCGTCGGCGGGGCAAGGAGCGGCGTCCTGTCCGGAGTCGTGTGCGGATGGGGGCGCTCGCGGTGGCCTTGGTGTCGACGAGCGCGGTGGGGCAGACGGTGTCGAGCCCGCTGGTGGCGTTCGATGCGGAGCGCTTGCGGCTGAGTGCCTCGGCGACGGACTCGTTGATGGTGGATACGGGGCGCGTGCTGACGGAAGGGGGCTATCGGCTCAGCCTGCTTGCGGGCTACGAGCGCGGCATCCTGATTCTGGAGGGCAATGATGGGAGCAGCCGTTCCATCCTGCACTACAGGACGTCGGCGTGGCTGCAGGGGGCCTGGTCACCGGTGGACCGGTTGGAGGTGTCCGCGCGGTTGCCGGTCATCATCTCGCAGGGTGGGCATGGGGCGGGCTTGTACGAGGGCGTCTCGGAGCCTTCGTCCTCGGGGTTGGGGACGCCGGAGGTGGGGGCTCGCTACGCGTTGATGCGGCGGGAGGATGGGGCGCCGCTGTCGTTGGCGGTGGGGCTGGATGTGGGGTTGCCGGGAGGACGGGCGAGTGCGTTCGGGCGGCAGGAGCACTGGGCGGGGATGCAGTTCTCGCCGAGGGTCTCGTTGGGACGTGAGGTGGGGATGTTCGCGTTGGGCGCGAGCGTGGGGGCGCGGGTGAGGTCGAAGGAGGTGGAGCCCGGGCGAGACGTGGGGACGGAGCTGGAGCAGTCGGTGGTGGTGGCGACGCGCGGGAAGGGGCTGCGGGGTGAGCTGGCGTTGCAGGTGGCGGAGTCGCTGGTGCATCCGGATGTGGCGGTGGAGTTGTTGGGAGGTGTGCGGCTGCCCATTGGAAGTGGCTTCGAGGTGAATGCGCTCGCGGGGCATGGCTTCACGGACATCCCGGGGACGCCGTCGTGGCGCGTGGGGGCGGGCATCGCCTGGGCGCACGAGCCCGAGCAGAAGCCCGACTCGGACAGCGATGGAGACTCGGTGCCCGACAAGAAGGACCGGTGTCCGCGCGAGGCGGGTGTGCCGGAGAACGATGGCTGCCCGGACCGGGACTCGGATGGAGATGGGGTCGTGGACCGTCTGGACCGTTGCCCGGATGAAGCAGGGATCGCGGAGTCGCAGGGCTGCCCGGAGCCGGATGAGGATGGCGACGGAGTGCCGGACGCGAAGGACAAGTGCCCGAAGGAGAAGGGCACGGCGGAGAACCAAGGCTGCCCGGCGGTGAAGGACACGGACGGCGATGGCGTTCCGGATGATGAGGACAAGTGCCCGAGCGAGAAGGGCACGGCGGAGAACCAGGGCTGCCCGGCGGTGAAGGACACGGACGGCGATGGTGTTCCGGATGGTGAGGACAAGTGCCCGAGCGAGAAGGGCACGGCGGAGAACCAGGGCTGCCCCGCGCCGGTGAAGAAGCCGGTGCAGGAGGAGAAGCTCTCGTTGTCGGGTCGTCGAGTCACGTTCCCGGTGGGCCTCGCGGTCATCGAGGGCGAGGGTGCGCGCGTGTTGGATGAGGTCGTGGAGATGTTGAAGTCACGGCCGGACGTCGCGATTCGAGTCGAGGGCCACACGGACAACACGGGGCCCGAGACGCTCAACCAGGAGCTGAGTCAGTCTCGTGCGGAGGCGGTGCGGTCCTACCTCATCCAGCGAGGCATCAACGGCTCGCGCCTCGAGGCCCGAGGCTACGGACCGTCGCGTCCCGTGGCGTCGAACGACACGCCGGAAGGTCGAAGCGCGAACCGGCGCGTGGACTTCGTCATCAAGAACTGACGAAGCAAACCCAGAGCCGCGGGGCCCACGAGGCTCCGCGGCTCGGAACTGAGTGAAGAGGGGGGTTACTCCCGCTGCGCCGTTTGCCTACGCGAACGCCACATAGGCCGCGACGCCCATCATGCACGCGCCGAACGTCCATCCCTGGATGCGCAGGGCCTTCTCGGAGCGGAAGCGTCCCAGGATGAGCTTGCCCCCATAAATCCAGGGGAAGTGGCACACCACGCAGACGCCCAGGAACGCCACCGTGAGCATCGCGGCCTGCGTCAGGGCCCCGCTCGCGGGATTGAGGAATTGGGAGAACATCACCAGGACCATCGAGTGGATCTTCGGGTTGAACGCCACGGCCAGCAGCCCCTCGACGAACCCCAGCTTCTCCACGGACGCGTCCTCTCCGCCCGCCGACCCTCGCGCGGAGCGGAAGAACCCCCACGCGAGATAGAGCAGGTACACGACACTGCACACCCGCAGCACCTCGTGCAGCGCGGGAATCTCCTGCAGCACGCTCCCCAATCCCAATCCGTAGATGATGCAGAGCGCGACGTTCGCCACCTCGAACCCCAGCCAGAACGGCAGCGAGCCTCGGATGCCGAACCGCCCTCCCGCGGTGGCGAGCACCGTGTTGCCCGGCCCTGGGCTGAACACCATTGGGACCGTGTACCCCAGGAACATCACCCAGACTTCAGCGGGAATCATGGCGAAGACCTCGTGCGCCAGCGTTCATCGCGGTGGGGCGCGGCCCATCAGAAACTCCATTTCGAGCCCAGGGCCCAGCGAGCTATCCTCGGCCGCTCGATAAAGGGAGCTCATCGAGCATGCGTCGCATTCCACCGCTGGGCGCGCTTCGTGCGTTCGAGGCGGGAGCGAGACACCTGAGCTTCACTCGCGCCGCCACGGAGCTGCGAGTCACCCAGGCCGCCATCAGCCATCACGTCCGCCAGCTCGAGGACTGGCTCGGCGTCTCCCTGTTCGAGCGCCGAGGTCACGCCCTCACGCTGACCCGCAAGGGCCAGGAGTACCTGCGCGAGCTCACCCCCGTCTTCGAGCGCCTCTCCGAGGCCACCACCCGCCTCTCCGAAGCCGAGCAGGGCCCGCTGCGCCTCACCGTGCTCCCATCCTTCGCCTCCTGCTGGCTCCTCCCGCGCCTGGAGCGCTTCCGCGAGCTCCACCCCGACATCGAGCTCCACCTGACCAGCGCGGCCGAGCTGTGGGACTTCCTCGATGACCGCTTCGACATCGGCATCCGCTCGGGGCTGGGGCGGTGGACGGGGCTCAAGGCGGAGCAGGTCGCCACGGAGGGACTCAGCCCCGTGTGCAGCCCCGCGCTCGCGAAGAAGCTGCGCGTGCCCTCGGACCTGGCGAAGGTCCGGCTCATCCACGACACGCCGAAGGATGCGTGGCGCCGGTGGCTGGATGTCGCGGGAGTGAAGGGCGTGGACGCGGACAAGGGCCTCACGTTCAACGACGCGGGGCTCGTGCTCCAGTCCGCGCGGCAGGGAGATGGTGTCGCGCTGGGGCGGATGCTGCTCGCCGCGGATGACCTGAAGGCCGGACGCCTGGTCCAGCCCTTCCCGAAGGTGCTCCCCAACGACTTCGGCTACTGGCTCGTCCACCCTCGGCCCCTGTCGGGCCGCGAGGATGTGGTGCGGTTCAAGGACTGGCTGCTCGCCGAGGCCCGGGCTGGTGCCTCCGTGCATCGCGGTTTCGGTGGGATGTGAAACTTTTTGCCGCAGAGATGAGAGGAGGCGGAGTTCACTTGCTGACAGATGGAGATGACCCGGTCTGGGGTCGCTCACGTACTCCCTACTAATGTGATGTGACCACGATGTGGTCGATTGATAATCAGACGCCTTTTGCCGTGGAACGAACGTGGGTGCGTGACAAGTCGGGGCGACATCATTGGGTCGTCGCCGTCAAGGGTACCTTTGTTATCGGCGTGAACGGCCAGTTGAGCATTGCGGAAGAGCAGTACGCTCCTCTTCATGTGCCGGAGTATCGAGGGGTCCCCGGCTCATCGAGCCTTCGATACGAAGCGGATCTCATTCCCAGCAAGCCAACGACGGACATCCTCATCAACGCGCATGCTCATGCGCCCGAAGGGCGACCGGCACCCCAGGTCGTGGTATCTCTGCGAGTTGGCACCCTGAGGAAGACGCTGGTCGTCTACGGAGAGAGGGTCTACGTCGATGGCGTGCTGGGCTCGACGCGTTCCAGTCCTGCTCCCTTCTTGTCAAAGCCAGTCATCTATGAAAACGCGTTTGGTGGAACGGACACGAGTGAAAGAGATTTTCGAAAGCACCGTGTCGATGCGCGCAATCCCATTGGAAGAGGGCTCATCGGTCGCGTGGCTCCTTTCGTGGAATATCCGGATGGGGATGAGTCCAAACCCTGGCCGACGGGCTTTGGTGCAATCGCCAGTCATTGGTCTCCACGGCTGAAGTTCGCGGGGACCTACGACGAGCATTGGGAGAAGAATCGGAGGCCGCTGTTGCCGGAGGACTACGACGAGCGATTTCTTCTCTGCTCCCCTGCCGACCAACGTCCCTCCGTACCGATGACGGGAGGTGAAAGAATCGAACTGACGAACCTGAGTCCAGAGAGACTACTTCGATTCGAGCTGCCGCGCGTCACCCTGCGGTTTCGGACCTATTTCGGACGCAAGGTCCAAGCGCATGAGGGCCATCTGGCGAGCGTCATCATCGAACCCGAAGAATCCCGGCTCCTGTTGGTCTGGCATTCAATGCTTGGGGTCGGTGCTCTCGATGCGGAGTATCTCGACCGAACCGTCATCGAAGCCCGGACATTGGAATGAGCCAGTCCGTCCACATCGTTGCCCTGGGCGCACGTACCGTCATCGGCCTCTCCGCGGAGACGTCTGCTGCTGCAGCACGTGCCCAGATATCCCGGATTCGAGAGCACCCCCATCTCGTGGACCGTCGTGGAGAGCCCATTCGCGTCTCCTTGGATGCGGAACTGGACCCGGGACTCACGAGTTGGCAGCGGCTCCGAAAGCTGGCGGTCCCGCCACTGTGTGCAGTGCTCACCAAGCTCTCTTCCGGAAGCGACTGGCGAGCGCCGCTGGAGTTGCTGCTCGCCTTGCCGGAACCCAGACCCGGCTGGTCCGACGCGGATTCACAGCGCCTGGCCGAGGCGTTGGCACGAACCGCGCCGCCGACCGGAGGTCAACTCCAGGTCTTCGTCGCCGAACGCGGGCATGCGGGGGGACTTCATGCACTTGCCCAGGGGGCGCAGAAGATTGCTTGTGGCGCGAAAGACCTGTGCATCATCGGAGGCGTCGACAGCTATCTCGAGCCATGTACCTTGGATTGGCTCGATGCGAACCGCCAACTGGTTGGGCAGGGGGCCCGCTCGGGGTTCTTTCCCGGCGAGGGGGCTGGATTCATCGCCCTGGCAAGCCCCCATGCCCTCCGCACGCTGCGAATGCCATCCCTGGCAAAGGTCCGTGGCTTTCACGGTGCACAGGAGACGAGACTCATCAAGACGAATACAGAATGTCTCGGTGAAGGGCTCGCTGCGGCGATCTCAGGTGCGGTTTCGTGCCTCCGTCCTCAGGAATATGTCGACACCATCTATTGCGACATCAATGGAGAGCGCTATCGCAGCGAAGAGTGGGGGTTCGCGCTGATGAGGACTCAACATGCATTCAAGGATGCGACGCGCTACGTCGCACCCGCGAACTGCTGGGGAGACGTGGGCGCCGCCTCCGGCGCTTTGCTGTCGATTCTCGCCGTTCGCGCCTGGGAGCGGTCTTACAGCCGAGGGCCGCTCGCGCTCGTGTGGGGAAGCTCCGAGAGCGGCCTGCGCAGCTCGGTCTTGTTGGAGCAGGCACGGACGGAATGAGGGGGACACATGCCAACTGTCGCAGTCAACAGTCCGAAGACCCCAGCCCACAAAGGTAGCAACGGCGTCGCGGCCGCGACGGTGCCCAACGTTTGCAAGATGCCAGGGCCTCCCGCCCCATTTGTTCCGACCCCTTTGCCAAACATCGGCAGGAGCGGTGAAGACCCCAAAGGCTATACGACTCGTGTCACGGTCGAGGGGCAACCGGTCGCGATTTCAGGGGCGAGCTTTGGCTCTCAGGGAGACGTTGCCTCGAAAGGGACCGGCGGTGGACTCATATCCTCCAACACGCATGGGCCGACGAAGTTCGTGGGCCCCGGTTCGATGGACGTGAAGTTCGAGGGGAAGAACGTCCACCTCCTGGGCGACCCGATGCTCAACAACTGTGGGCCGAGCGGCAGCCCCGCCAATGCGGCGACGATGATGGGCCTGGTCCAAGGGATTCTGGTCGTACCCAAGCAGGGAGATGGCGACCTCAACTGCCCGCACCCCAACCTTCAGTACGATGACGTGGCAACGGATTCGACGCGACGCCAGGAACTGGACCAAAAAATCCAGAGCAAGGGGGCTTCATCTGAACGTCACTTCGCTGATGCCATTGTCGCGGAGGGGGCTGGAAATACGGCTGTGGCCGACAAGCTGCTGGAAGTGGCGTTGGAGCATGAGCGACAGTCCAAGGCGGATGCGTTCGAGAAGTTCGTAGGCAATGATACCCACGCGAAAGAGGTCTCCAAGAAGTTCCACTGTCCTGACTGCCTGATGGATGGTGAAATCGATGTGGTGACAGGGAGCGGCGTCGTCAAGGAGTGCAAGACGGGGAAGCCCAAGCTGAAGCAGCTCGAGAAGATAGCGTCTGCGTCCGCCGTGATTTTCCCAGGAGCTCCCGTTCACCTCGCGATTCCCAAAGGGATGAAGATTGGGACTCCATGGCCGCAGTCACAGATTCAGGAGCACTGACCCATGGCATCCGCATCCGACGTTTTTGTCGTGCTCGCAAAAGTGAGTGGAGAAGAGGCCCTCCGGATTGTTGAGCACGCGCTGGGCATGGTCGTCGAGCGCTATGACTTCGGGTTCCGAGGATATGGCGGAGTCGTGGCCCTGGTTTTCGAGGGAGAGGAGTTCATCCAAGAGCGCAAGCTGGCGGAGGATATTGCCTCGGTACAGTCGCTGGACCGCGGAGGGCTTGAGCAACTTGCTCATCGTGAGCACTGGTTCAGCATCGGGGGGAGCCTCCGCTTCCCGAACGAGCAACGTCAGTATGACTTCGACATCATCATGTACCCGACGTTCGATGCTGAGCGTCCAGCGTGCGTCGTCTTTCGCATGGACCCCTCGCTCTACACGGAGGTCGACGGCAGTGACGGAAATGGCTTCGATGAAGACGCCGCGGAGCGTCTGCTGAAGCTGTGTATCAGCCTTGGTGCGGCCGATGAGGTCGATGGGTTCCAGGCCTTGCTCCTCGGAGAACTGGAGGAGGTTCATCCGTTCGATGGCCCGGAGTTGCGTGCAGCTCTCGTGAGTCCGCGCTCCATTCGGGACCGGCTGTCGGGCAAGAAGGTTCTGCAACACGGGTTCGTGACGGGCATCCGGAAAACCATCCTGGGTGGGGTTGACCTGACTCCGTCATGGAACGGCTATCGGGTTCTCGAGACGACGCATGGTTTCGTCATTCTGAGCCGTCTGGTCGACCTTCGGAGGCGCCCCGAGAAGCCGTAAGATACCCCTGCGTCTTCTTTGAAAGGAGCTGCGCCTGAAGCTCTCGAACATTCCCTTCTGCACCACGGATTGGAGCGCCATCCCTCCCACCGAGCACGCGGGAGACACAGGCAAGGCGTTCTGGCGGACGCTCCAACTGGGAGACCTCCGGGTCCGGCTCGTCGAGTACACACCGGGCTACGTGGCGAACCACTGGTGCGCCCGGGGACACGTCCTGCTCGTGCTGGAGGGGACGCTGCACACCGAGCTGAAGGACGGCCGGCACTTCGAGCTGGGTCCGCTGATGAGCTATCAGGTCGCGGATGACGACGGCGAGCACCGCTCGTCGACCCAGACGGGCGCGAAGCTCTTCATCGTCGACTGACCCTCCGTCAGTCGTTGTTGGAATAGACGACCGAGGCAATCTTCCAGCCGTTGCCCGAGTTCACCAGGAGCCAGTGCTCCTGACCCCGGTTGATGACGCGCTCCCCGAGGTGGAACGTGAAGTCGAACGAGACGGCGGCGACGTCCCCATCCGTCTCGATGCGGATGTTCGTGAACTTCTCCTCGCTGGGCTCCTTGTCGGCGGTGACATCCGCGATGAAGGACGCGGGGGTGATCTTCTGCTGGGTCGGAGCCTTGCTCGCCTTGGGGTTCTTCGCGCGCAGCTGCTTGAGGAGCGCCTCCCCCTGCACGGGCTGGAAGATGACGCCGTCGTGCAGGAACAGGCCGAGGAACTTCTTCGAGTCCCTCTTGATGATGGACTGACGGAAGTCCTCGATGACGCCCTGGAGCTGCTGCCGGGCGACGGTGGTGTCCCGGGCAGGGGCTTGCGCGAAGGAGGGCAGCGAGACGAGCGCGACGAGCAGCGGAAGGGACAGGTTCATGGATGGCTTCGGAACGCGCAGTGCCTCCGGAAATTCCCCACGGCGCTCGGAGTCACTCTTCGGATTCCGCGGGCCCTGGAGGACAGGTGAGCTGGATGGGGGCGCCCCAGAGCTGTGTCTCCCCCGTGTCGTCATGGGCGAAGAAGAAGACGTGGTCGCCGCGCTGGGCGAAGCCATCCGGCGCCGAGCCGAACGTGCCGGGGCTGATGTCCGCGAGCTGGCCCGTGGTGGAGAGGGTGCCTCGGGTGAACCAGGGCTCGGGATACAGGCCATCCGTGGACGCGGTGAAGAACACCGTGCCGTTCGTCGCGGCGAACAGCGGTGAGAAGTATTCATCCCCCAGGGACAAGGGGTGATGCAGCCGCTTCGTCCCGTCGGCGGTTCCATCCGTGACCCAGAGCGACACGTCCCGGGGCGCGGGGCCGGTGTCGCTGATGGCCATGGAGAAGTAGAGCTTTCCTCCGGAGCGAGTCGTTCGCTGGATGTATGGCGTTGCCTCCGGCTTGTCCGCGAAGGGATTGGGGAGCGTGGTGATGCGAGTCTTCCCGCCGCCGCTCAACGAGACCCGGTTGATGTGGAGGAAGCGGGAATCGGAGGACGCGGTGGCCAGATAGACCTGGGACCCCAGGGTCCCCAGCAGGCGGGTGGGGCTCCCGAAGGACTCCAGGCGGAGCGTGCCGTCCCGGGTTCCATCCGTCTTCCACACCTCGGCGTTGGGGCTGTCATCCAGCACGAAGAGGCCCAGGTCGCCCGCGTGGCTCACGTCGTTGACGGAGGTGTTCGCGGCGTCCAGCTTCTTGACGGCGAAGGTTCCGGAGGACGTGCCATCCGTGCGCCAGAGCTCGGTGCCCTGGCTGCCCGAGGACAGGAACAGGTGGAGCGCATGGTCCACGGTCAGCGAGACGTAGCGGACCTGGAAGCCCGAGGGCAGGACGGCCACGCGGAAGGTTCCGGAGGACGTGCCGTCCGAGCGCCAGACTTCGTACAGGGGGAAGTGCGGCGCCGAGCCGGACACGGTGCGCACGAAGACGAGCAGTCCGTCGAGCGCGGTGATGTGATGGAACCAGGTGCTCTCGGGGCCGGGAGACAGGTCCTTGACGAGCCGCGTCCCCGCCTCGGTGCCGTTGCTGACCCACAGCTCGTTGCCGGTGGCGGGGTCCTGGAACTCGAAGAAGACGCGGGAGCCCGCAGCCACGAGCCCGCCCATGCGCGGAGGCCCGATGGGGGCGGGCGAGAACTTCTTCACCTCCGAGGTGCCTTGCGGCGTCCCATCGGTGCTCCAGAGCACGGAGGTGCCGTCGAGGAAGTTGGTCCCGAAGAAGAGCCGGCCCCGGGCGCTGACGAGCGAGTCGGTGCCCAGCATCCTCCCGCTGATGATGACGGGGCCACTCCCAGGGGGCGTGACGACCTGGATGCGAGAGGCCTCTCCAGGAGGACAGGCCCGCGCAGAGGCTTCACCGACGTCGGAGTCCGTCCGCGCGAGGGCTCCATCGAACGCCCCGAGTCCCATTCCCAACAATGCACAACAGAGTGTTCCCCGCATGTCTGCCCCTCCGGCGTCGTGGAGTGTCGACGACGGTGGGGAGGATGGGTCCTGTCGCCAATCGGTGCATGGGGGTGGGCGCGGTGTTCGGGAGTGCGCAAGATTCTGATAGCGGCTCTCCCGTCGCCCTCTTCATGGTGAGGGCATGCGAACCCATCTCGTTGCGCTCCTGCTGCTGCTCTCCGCTGGCTGTACACACGCGCCCTCGCGTCCCGACGCGGCCTCTTCCTCCGACGCCGTCGCCGCGCGCCCCGAGGACGTCGCCACCATCGACGGCGTGATGAAGGCCTTCTACGAGGTGGTCAACATCGCGCCGGACGAGCCGCGTCAGTGGGCTCGGGACAGGACGCTGTACAGCCCCTGGATTCACTTCGTGGCCATCGGCAAGACGCTGGAGGTGTACGACCACCCGCGCTTCGTGGCGTCCACGGAGCCGCTGATCGCGGGGGGCTTCCGGGAGTGGGAGATCCACCGGACCGTGAAGCGCTACGGCAACATCGCGCACGTGGCGTCCACCTACGAGGCGCGCACGGGCCCGGGGGAAGGCACGTCCGGCCGAGGCGTCAATTACCTCCAGCTCTACTTCGACGGCACGCGCTGGTGGGTCGCCAGCCTGGTGTGGCAGTCGGAGGACGCGGCGAATCCGATTCCGCCCGAGCTGCTGCCTGCTTCCCAACCCTGAGCCCTTCCGCCATCCTCACCGGATGAACCAGGACTGGGTGCCACCGTGCACGCTCCGTCTGCTCGTCACGACGCCCGAGCTGCTGGTGGGCGAATGGACGTGTGACGGCGGGCCGCGCTCGCGGTGGCGCGAGCAGGCCCGCTATCTGGAGGCGGACCTGCTCCAGACGGGCACCCACCTGCGCACGCATGGCAGCCGGCGCAGCGTGGTGGACCCGGCGACGGCGGCGCTCAACACGCCCGGCAACGAGTACTGGATGGAGACGCCGTCGGAGCGTCCCCAGCGCGGCACCTTGCTGTTGCTGAGAGGCGCTCTGGCGGAGGAGTGGACCCCTCGTGAGGGCTCCCACACCTGTCAGGTGTCCGCGAGCGCCGCGCGCCTGCACGTCCAGTTGCTCCGCGACCCGGACCCCTTCGCCCGCGAGGAGACGGCGCTGGCCCTGGTCCACCAGCTCCACACGGAGGAGCGTGCTCCTTCACGCAAGCCGCGCGCCTTCTCCGCGGCCTGGCGTCAGCTCGCGGAGGAGCTCCAGCACCTCATGGCCACGTCCTTCACGGAGCGGCTGACGGTGGGCGCGTTGGCGGAGAGCGCGAAGACGTCGCCCTTTCATGCCAGCCGCGTCTTCCGCGCGGTGACGGGAGAGACGCTGCACACGCACCTCACCCGCCTGAGACTCCGCGCCGCCCTCTTCGAGCTGGAGCACGCCGCGGGTCGCATCACCGACGTCGCGCTCGCGATGGGCTTCTCCTCGCACAGCCACTTCACCCACGCCTTCCGGCGCGAGTTCGGCTGCCCGCCCTCGGTGCTGGCTACCAACGGGCGTGAGGGTTGGCGACCTGGCGCGTCGTCGCGTTGAGCCGGTTCCAGAGGTTGACCATCCCGATGGACATGACCAGGGCCGCCAGGGCCTGCTCGTCGTAGTGCTTCGCGGCCTCGTTCCAGATGTCGTCGGGGACGGGGTCCGACTTGTCGCCGAGGCGGGTGACGCACTCGGTGAGCGCCAGCGCGGCCCGCTCGGCGTCGGTGAAGTAGGGCACATCCCTCCACGCGGCCACCGCGAAGAGGCGGTCCTCCGTCTCACCCGACTTCCGCGCCATCCTCGCGTGCATGTCCACGCACACGCCGCATCCGTTGATTTGGCTGGCGCGCAGGTTC
Encoded here:
- a CDS encoding beta-ketoacyl synthase N-terminal-like domain-containing protein, with protein sequence MSQSVHIVALGARTVIGLSAETSAAAARAQISRIREHPHLVDRRGEPIRVSLDAELDPGLTSWQRLRKLAVPPLCAVLTKLSSGSDWRAPLELLLALPEPRPGWSDADSQRLAEALARTAPPTGGQLQVFVAERGHAGGLHALAQGAQKIACGAKDLCIIGGVDSYLEPCTLDWLDANRQLVGQGARSGFFPGEGAGFIALASPHALRTLRMPSLAKVRGFHGAQETRLIKTNTECLGEGLAAAISGAVSCLRPQEYVDTIYCDINGERYRSEEWGFALMRTQHAFKDATRYVAPANCWGDVGAASGALLSILAVRAWERSYSRGPLALVWGSSESGLRSSVLLEQARTE
- a CDS encoding PAAR-like domain-containing protein; amino-acid sequence: MPTVAVNSPKTPAHKGSNGVAAATVPNVCKMPGPPAPFVPTPLPNIGRSGEDPKGYTTRVTVEGQPVAISGASFGSQGDVASKGTGGGLISSNTHGPTKFVGPGSMDVKFEGKNVHLLGDPMLNNCGPSGSPANAATMMGLVQGILVVPKQGDGDLNCPHPNLQYDDVATDSTRRQELDQKIQSKGASSERHFADAIVAEGAGNTAVADKLLEVALEHERQSKADAFEKFVGNDTHAKEVSKKFHCPDCLMDGEIDVVTGSGVVKECKTGKPKLKQLEKIASASAVIFPGAPVHLAIPKGMKIGTPWPQSQIQEH
- a CDS encoding DHCW motif cupin fold protein; its protein translation is MPFCTTDWSAIPPTEHAGDTGKAFWRTLQLGDLRVRLVEYTPGYVANHWCARGHVLLVLEGTLHTELKDGRHFELGPLMSYQVADDDGEHRSSTQTGAKLFIVD
- a CDS encoding helix-turn-helix transcriptional regulator codes for the protein MPPCTLRLLVTTPELLVGEWTCDGGPRSRWREQARYLEADLLQTGTHLRTHGSRRSVVDPATAALNTPGNEYWMETPSERPQRGTLLLLRGALAEEWTPREGSHTCQVSASAARLHVQLLRDPDPFAREETALALVHQLHTEERAPSRKPRAFSAAWRQLAEELQHLMATSFTERLTVGALAESAKTSPFHASRVFRAVTGETLHTHLTRLRLRAALFELEHAAGRITDVALAMGFSSHSHFTHAFRREFGCPPSVLATNGREGWRPGASSR
- a CDS encoding carboxymuconolactone decarboxylase family protein; the protein is MNSRMKNPAMVVPDAMAALQALGAAVFKGGAPKKTLELMNLRASQINGCGVCVDMHARMARKSGETEDRLFAVAAWRDVPYFTDAERAALALTECVTRLGDKSDPVPDDIWNEAAKHYDEQALAALVMSIGMVNLWNRLNATTRQVANPHARW